In the genome of Arabidopsis thaliana chromosome 4, partial sequence, the window GTTTGAAAAATGTCTTCTGAATTATCTACAGTTATTTGATTGTGACACTCTACaaagtttctatttattaaaagtttgttACGCAGTGTCCAGAATCTTTTGAAGAGCTTGTCCCTTCAGGAACCCGTGCTGGTGTGGGATCAGCATTCACCACAGGCCTCTTGGTTGATATAGGTTTGGAGACATCTATACCTGACACCTTTTGTGCTCCTGCTCCTCTTCCATATGATTTGCTTTTGGGGCGACCACAATGCACAGATTCTGAGTCCATCAAAGGAAGGATGAGTGGAAGCAGTTTTGAAACGCTAGCGACGTGTGAAGATCTTGGGGAATCAGACTGTAAAACTCTAGCCAGCTCAGTCATTCTTTCACCGAGGAAATCAGATTTCTCGAAACATCAAGGATTGAAGATATTGGTTGATGAAGAGGAGGACTGTTGTCCTATTTGCTTTGAAGGTAAGAAATCAAGACCGTTGAATAAAAAGAACTCTTTAACTCTTGTTTTTATGAGAGAGCTAAACAGAGTCGTGGATTGCACTATGCAGATTATGATGTTGAGAATCCAAGACTAACGACAAAGTGTGAGCACGAATTTCACCTCTCTTGTCTTCTGGAGTGGATTGAAAGAAGCGATAGATGCCCAATATGTGATAAGGTGTGTTTCCCGCTTGAGCTTTCTTTGGCAGATCGATTGTCTTGATGATCAAAGAATTGCACTTTACTGTTGGGAATTCGTAGTTAGATCAACCATTGATGGTTGCGTAATTAGGGTAAATAAGTGCACAATTTGGCAACTAACTAACATTCTGTCTTCTTTAACACAGGAAGTTGTGTTTGATGATCGCTTGAACTAGCATCATTACTATCCCCTGGCTTGAAAGTTTGAAGGTGTGGCGCTTTGTTTGGTTAGTCTACTACATAATTAGCATACatctattttgtttcttcctcaCACACTTTAAGTGTTGGGTCTCCACATTTCCACTTAGTTTTGTCGTATTGGTTATGTTCGTTTTGCCCTTGTGCGATCATATAGATATACATAACAATTGTAAATATTACCTAGCTTCTTGTTCGTTCGTTTGTGATCTCCGGGGTGTGATAGAGAAGAAAGGACCACCATTTcagtattttgattgtttgcATCTTCAAAATCATGTCCACTCTTGTCTTGATCCATGATTCTATCTTAGCAATATTGGTTAATGCCCTGATCTGGGAATCATAATAAgcatgattttgtttgtttgtttggttaaagaaagagagagattctaTTAGATATGGATATAGTATAATTCCATAGTCTAAAGAGAAACTGAATATTCCAAATAGTAAATTGATCCACATGCGACTAGTCTTGTCGTGTGtaagatattaaaaagaaaatgattctTTGATTAACACCTTTTGTCTGCTGCataaagtaattaattagaaataattaagaaaaaggttAGGAATcatttaagaagaagagaaaaaagatgtCATGGCTTTGACTTCTAGCCACTTATGTCTGCCACTGCCACCTCCCTCTTCTCAATTCCTATTCTgcccttctctttcttttagttCCTATCCTGCCGGTGTTGATGAATGAGGGTTAATATAGTAACTTTGGCGTTAGGAACTATAGTTCCAAAACCTTTTTCTGAATGAATTTACT includes:
- the RHB1A gene encoding RING-H2 finger B1A (RING-H2 finger B1A (RHB1A); FUNCTIONS IN: zinc ion binding; EXPRESSED IN: 22 plant structures; EXPRESSED DURING: 13 growth stages; CONTAINS InterPro DOMAIN/s: Zinc finger, RING-type (InterPro:IPR001841), Zinc finger, C3HC4 RING-type (InterPro:IPR018957); BEST Arabidopsis thaliana protein match is: RING/U-box superfamily protein (TAIR:AT5G41350.1); Has 35333 Blast hits to 34131 proteins in 2444 species: Archae - 798; Bacteria - 22429; Metazoa - 974; Fungi - 991; Plants - 531; Viruses - 0; Other Eukaryotes - 9610 (source: NCBI BLink).); translation: MGGCCSSSRKSHLVGTPVYYYCPESFEELVPSGTRAGVGSAFTTGLLVDIGLETSIPDTFCAPAPLPYDLLLGRPQCTDSESIKGRMSGSSFETLATCEDLGESDCKTLASSVILSPRKSDFSKHQGLKILVDEEEDCCPICFEDYDVENPRLTTKCEHEFHLSCLLEWIERSDRCPICDKEVVFDDRLN